In Pseudomonas poae, a single genomic region encodes these proteins:
- a CDS encoding TonB-dependent siderophore receptor produces the protein MPHHPIQPLARALRRGLFASLLATVPLVPTLSHAVEATEALRAYNIPAGSLDQALNRFASASGILLSVDATLTEGKRSAGLQGQYAVRAGLERLLAGSGLVAVQSQGGWSVQAMHDGGTLQLGATQISGQQAQESAWGPVDGIVATRSASGSKTDSALVEIPQTINVITADEIKARGAQSVTQALLYTPGMAAGGFADRVKLFDEPTSRGFSPTPLYLDGLHLPYGGGSTGGALQIEPYSLERIEVLKGPASVLYGQNQPGGIVNMVSKRPSETPIHQVVLEAGTYEHKSAAIDLSGPLDEQGEFLYRLTALANDGQDEINYVENKRQFIAPSLTWRPNDDTSVTLFAQYQKDKGVPEAQGLPASGTVWANPNGKIKRDLFIGEPGVNRYNREQYALGYEISHRLNDTWTLKQNARYAEVDDHYIAPLHGYRFAANPVTGVEDQRYQERFGVDWQQNNKVFGVDSLAQAEFDTGALSHTVIVGLDYYHSGSLFSGRRDNNPPVIDLFNPVYGGRLNFGPVARWDRTLSQTGLYVQDQIKLDKWALVLGGRYDWASVVNKDPVQDTRFASKDEAFTGRAGLVYLFDNGLAPFVSYSESFLPLTGTDADSKPFDPSTGKQYEVGVKYQPPGQKSFVQVSVYQLDQENVLTTNPQNPLYSTQSGAMRSRGVELEAKATLSDAWDIIASASRNDIKYTKDNDGREGRHPAGLSPLTASMWVNYTVLGDTPLAGLGAGLGVRYARESLGDYYEGAFTVPSYSVYDASLSYDLSRSPLKLKGVKIALNVQNLTNKTYVSQCTSDLDCYYGQGRTAVSSLTYDW, from the coding sequence ATGCCGCACCACCCAATCCAACCCTTGGCCCGCGCCCTGCGTCGTGGCCTGTTTGCCAGCCTGCTGGCGACGGTGCCACTGGTGCCGACCCTGTCCCACGCCGTAGAGGCCACCGAAGCTCTGCGCGCCTACAACATCCCGGCGGGCAGTCTTGACCAGGCGTTAAACCGGTTTGCCAGCGCCTCAGGGATCTTGCTCTCGGTGGACGCCACGCTCACTGAAGGCAAGCGCAGTGCGGGCTTGCAGGGGCAGTATGCTGTCCGTGCCGGGCTGGAGCGGTTGTTGGCAGGCAGTGGTTTGGTAGCGGTGCAATCCCAGGGCGGTTGGTCGGTACAGGCGATGCACGATGGCGGTACCTTGCAACTCGGCGCTACCCAGATCAGCGGCCAGCAAGCGCAGGAAAGCGCCTGGGGGCCGGTAGATGGCATTGTCGCCACGCGTAGCGCGTCCGGTAGCAAGACGGACTCGGCGCTGGTGGAAATTCCCCAGACGATCAACGTCATCACCGCCGACGAAATCAAGGCGCGCGGTGCGCAAAGCGTTACCCAGGCGCTGCTCTACACGCCTGGCATGGCGGCCGGCGGCTTTGCTGATCGGGTCAAGCTCTTCGATGAACCGACTTCGCGCGGCTTCTCGCCGACACCGTTGTATCTCGACGGATTGCACCTGCCTTACGGTGGTGGCAGCACCGGTGGTGCGTTGCAGATCGAGCCCTATTCCCTGGAGCGTATCGAGGTACTCAAGGGCCCGGCGTCGGTGCTGTATGGGCAGAATCAGCCCGGGGGCATCGTCAATATGGTGAGCAAGCGTCCCAGTGAAACCCCGATACACCAGGTGGTACTGGAAGCGGGCACCTACGAACACAAAAGCGCGGCCATCGACCTGAGTGGGCCGCTGGATGAACAAGGCGAGTTTCTCTATCGCCTGACCGCATTGGCCAACGACGGGCAGGATGAAATCAATTACGTCGAAAACAAGCGCCAGTTCATTGCCCCCAGCCTCACCTGGCGTCCCAACGATGACACCAGCGTGACGCTGTTCGCGCAGTACCAGAAAGACAAAGGCGTCCCTGAGGCCCAGGGCCTGCCGGCATCCGGCACGGTGTGGGCCAACCCTAATGGCAAGATCAAGCGCGACTTGTTTATCGGCGAGCCTGGCGTGAACCGCTACAACCGCGAGCAGTACGCGCTGGGCTACGAGATTTCCCATCGTCTCAACGACACCTGGACCCTCAAGCAAAACGCCCGCTACGCCGAGGTCGATGACCATTACATCGCGCCGTTGCACGGCTATAGGTTTGCCGCCAACCCCGTCACAGGTGTGGAAGACCAGCGCTATCAGGAACGCTTCGGCGTGGACTGGCAGCAGAACAACAAAGTGTTTGGCGTGGACAGCCTCGCCCAGGCCGAATTCGACACGGGCGCGTTGTCCCACACGGTCATCGTCGGCCTGGATTACTACCACTCCGGCTCGCTGTTCAGCGGGCGTCGGGACAACAATCCGCCGGTGATCGACTTGTTCAACCCGGTCTATGGCGGGCGCCTGAACTTCGGCCCGGTTGCTCGCTGGGACCGTACCCTGAGCCAGACCGGGCTATACGTGCAGGACCAGATCAAGCTGGACAAATGGGCCTTGGTCCTCGGTGGACGCTACGACTGGGCCAGCGTGGTGAACAAGGACCCGGTGCAGGACACGCGCTTCGCCAGCAAGGACGAAGCCTTCACTGGTCGGGCAGGCCTGGTGTACCTGTTTGATAACGGCCTGGCGCCATTTGTGAGCTACTCCGAGTCGTTCCTGCCGTTGACCGGCACGGATGCCGACAGCAAACCGTTCGACCCTTCTACCGGCAAGCAATACGAAGTTGGCGTGAAGTACCAACCGCCGGGCCAGAAGAGCTTTGTGCAGGTGTCGGTCTACCAACTCGACCAGGAAAACGTGCTGACCACCAACCCGCAGAACCCGCTGTACAGCACCCAAAGCGGCGCCATGCGCTCACGCGGCGTAGAGCTGGAAGCCAAGGCTACCCTCAGCGACGCCTGGGACATCATCGCCTCGGCTTCGCGCAACGACATCAAATACACCAAGGACAATGACGGCCGCGAAGGCCGCCACCCTGCAGGCCTCTCGCCGCTCACGGCCTCGATGTGGGTTAACTACACCGTGCTCGGCGACACCCCGCTGGCCGGACTCGGCGCAGGCCTGGGCGTTCGCTACGCGCGCGAAAGCCTGGGTGACTACTATGAAGGCGCTTTCACGGTGCCGTCATACAGCGTCTACGACGCCAGCCTGAGCTATGACCTGAGCCGTTCGCCGCTCAAACTCAAAGGCGTGAAGATTGCGCTGAACGTGCAGAACCTCACCAACAAGACCTACGTGTCGCAGTGCACCAGCGACCTGGACTGTTATTACGGGCAAGGGCGCACGGCGGTGTCGAGCCTGACCTACGATTGGTAA
- a CDS encoding sigma-70 family RNA polymerase sigma factor has protein sequence MDTATDGQQQLHLLYRDHHGWLQGWLRKRLGDREHAADVAQDTFLRLLVSGRFPGDKESRSYLAQIARNLVIDQWRRLRIERAYLESIALILETLMQIDAMLDRMPDNVRRAFMLSQFEGLSYAQIAERLDVTVSSVQKYMTRAIVACYQVAFEE, from the coding sequence ATGGACACCGCGACTGACGGCCAGCAACAGCTTCATCTCCTGTACCGCGATCATCACGGCTGGCTGCAAGGCTGGCTGCGTAAGCGCCTGGGCGACCGCGAGCATGCGGCTGATGTGGCTCAGGACACCTTCCTGCGCCTGCTGGTGTCCGGGCGTTTTCCGGGCGACAAGGAAAGCCGCAGCTACCTGGCGCAGATCGCACGCAATCTGGTGATCGACCAGTGGCGGCGCTTGCGCATCGAGCGTGCTTACCTGGAAAGCATCGCGCTGATCCTCGAAACGCTGATGCAGATCGACGCCATGCTTGATCGCATGCCTGACAACGTGCGCCGCGCCTTCATGCTGTCGCAGTTCGAAGGGTTGAGCTACGCGCAGATCGCCGAGCGCCTGGACGTCACCGTCAGTTCCGTACAGAAGTACATGACCCGCGCCATCGTCGCCTGCTACCAAGTGGCCTTTGAGGAATGA
- a CDS encoding efflux transporter outer membrane subunit: MKRVAWLTLSLISLSACTVGPDFQKPQSPPVTQWSEPQGRQAASRAVSDPLQERWWDVFHDEQLSALTRRALTDNLDLKLASSRLQQSRAVRQVTTAERYPNVSATGDYQRQRNSAKGLSDPSGNNGRSAFNQWDMGFSASWELDFWGRVKRETEAADATLQVAENDRRAVLLSVLAETAQDYIQLRGVQNTRAVTEQNLDVARHSLKLSQLRLADGVATDLDVAEAAAQVAAIEARLPDLQQRQDQLINALSLLMGEPPQALHAQLSKDAAVPQTQRQVAIGLPSELAERRPDIRQAEARLHAATANIGVAKGDFYPRITLSGSLGSQAMQLSDFGSWGSRAFAFGPQFSLPLFNGGRLQGMLNLREAQQQEAALAYQQTVLRAWHEIDDQLTRYNASQLRRDSLAEAVRQNQIALATAQHQYVEGVVDFVNVLTVQSALLATQEQWVESSTGVSLAMVGLYKALGGGWESVYPLQTAAR; this comes from the coding sequence ATGAAACGAGTCGCCTGGCTCACCCTGAGCCTTATCAGCCTGAGCGCCTGCACCGTCGGCCCAGATTTCCAGAAGCCTCAAAGCCCGCCAGTCACCCAATGGAGTGAGCCCCAAGGCCGGCAAGCCGCCAGCCGTGCGGTCAGCGATCCGCTGCAGGAGCGTTGGTGGGACGTGTTCCACGACGAGCAACTGTCGGCCCTCACGCGTCGTGCGCTCACCGACAACCTCGACTTGAAACTGGCCAGCAGCCGCCTCCAGCAAAGCCGCGCTGTGCGCCAGGTGACCACCGCCGAACGCTATCCCAACGTCAGCGCCACGGGTGATTACCAGCGTCAACGCAACAGCGCAAAAGGCTTGAGCGATCCCTCCGGCAACAATGGGCGCTCTGCCTTCAACCAGTGGGACATGGGCTTCTCGGCCTCTTGGGAGCTGGACTTCTGGGGCCGCGTTAAACGCGAGACCGAAGCCGCCGACGCCACCTTGCAAGTCGCCGAAAACGACCGTCGCGCGGTGTTGCTTTCAGTACTGGCCGAAACCGCCCAGGACTACATCCAGCTGCGCGGCGTGCAAAACACCCGCGCCGTCACCGAGCAGAACCTCGACGTCGCGCGCCACAGCCTAAAGCTCTCGCAACTGCGCCTGGCCGACGGCGTGGCAACGGACCTGGATGTGGCCGAAGCCGCCGCCCAGGTCGCCGCCATCGAAGCGCGCCTGCCAGACTTACAGCAGCGCCAAGACCAGTTGATCAATGCCCTGAGCCTGCTGATGGGCGAGCCGCCGCAAGCCCTGCACGCGCAACTGTCCAAAGACGCCGCAGTACCGCAGACCCAGCGACAAGTCGCCATTGGCCTGCCATCCGAGTTGGCTGAGCGCCGCCCGGACATTCGCCAGGCCGAAGCCCGTTTGCATGCTGCCACCGCCAACATCGGCGTGGCCAAGGGCGACTTCTACCCACGCATCACCCTGTCGGGAAGCTTGGGTTCCCAAGCCATGCAACTGTCGGATTTCGGCTCATGGGGCTCCCGCGCATTTGCCTTCGGCCCGCAGTTCAGCCTGCCGCTGTTCAATGGCGGGCGCCTGCAAGGCATGTTGAACCTGCGCGAAGCCCAGCAACAGGAAGCGGCCTTGGCCTACCAGCAAACCGTGCTGCGTGCCTGGCATGAAATCGACGACCAACTGACCCGCTACAACGCCAGCCAACTGCGCCGCGACAGCCTCGCCGAAGCCGTGCGCCAGAACCAGATCGCCCTGGCGACGGCGCAACATCAGTACGTTGAAGGCGTGGTGGATTTCGTCAACGTGCTCACCGTGCAAAGTGCGCTACTGGCCACGCAGGAGCAGTGGGTGGAGAGCTCCACAGGTGTTTCGCTGGCCATGGTTGGGCTGTACAAAGCACTGGGTGGGGGTTGGGAATCGGTGTATCCGTTGCAAACTGCCGCACGCTAA
- a CDS encoding HlyD family secretion protein, with protein sequence MKRKDKIAVSVIAVFAVGVLVYLVAPGVLGSKRQTTNDAFVAADFTLVAPRVAGFIKDVLVEDNQRVKAGQLLALIDDRDFRAAAQAADADTLVAQAQLKNATATLERQSSVIAQAQATVAADRAEVAFAEHELNRYNHLAGVGAGTVQNAQQAKTRIDQATARLANATAVLAAERKQVEILTAQRDAAEGGLKRAQAALELASYQLSYTRIVAPVDGMVGERAVRVGAYVTPGSKILAVVPLEEAYVVANFQETQLSHMHAGQAVQVRVDSLDGELLNGHLESLAPATGVTFASVKPDNATGNFTKVVQRIPVKIVLEPGQAHTERLRVGMSVEASVDTQPVAKQREVAQQ encoded by the coding sequence ATGAAACGCAAAGATAAAATTGCCGTCTCCGTTATCGCCGTATTTGCCGTAGGCGTGCTGGTGTACCTGGTCGCGCCGGGCGTACTCGGCAGCAAGCGCCAGACCACCAACGACGCCTTCGTCGCCGCCGACTTCACCCTGGTGGCGCCACGCGTGGCCGGTTTCATCAAGGACGTGCTGGTGGAAGACAACCAGCGCGTCAAAGCCGGGCAGCTGCTGGCGCTGATCGACGACCGCGATTTTCGCGCCGCCGCCCAGGCGGCCGACGCCGACACCCTTGTCGCCCAGGCCCAACTGAAAAACGCCACCGCTACTTTGGAGCGCCAAAGCTCGGTGATCGCCCAAGCCCAGGCCACCGTTGCGGCAGACCGTGCCGAAGTGGCTTTCGCTGAACACGAATTGAACCGCTACAACCACCTCGCCGGCGTCGGCGCGGGTACCGTGCAGAACGCCCAGCAGGCCAAGACCCGCATCGACCAGGCCACCGCACGCCTGGCCAATGCCACGGCGGTGCTGGCGGCCGAGCGCAAGCAGGTGGAAATCCTCACGGCCCAGCGCGATGCCGCTGAAGGTGGGCTTAAACGTGCGCAGGCCGCGTTGGAATTGGCCAGTTATCAATTGTCTTACACGCGCATCGTCGCGCCGGTGGACGGCATGGTCGGCGAGCGTGCGGTGCGGGTTGGCGCCTACGTGACGCCGGGCAGCAAGATCCTCGCGGTCGTACCGCTGGAGGAGGCGTACGTGGTGGCCAACTTCCAGGAAACCCAACTTTCCCACATGCACGCCGGCCAAGCCGTGCAAGTGCGCGTCGACAGCCTCGACGGCGAGTTGCTCAACGGCCATCTGGAAAGCCTGGCGCCCGCTACCGGCGTGACCTTCGCTTCGGTCAAGCCGGACAACGCCACCGGTAACTTCACCAAGGTAGTGCAGCGTATTCCGGTGAAAATTGTGCTTGAGCCGGGCCAAGCGCATACCGAACGCCTGCGGGTCGGTATGTCGGTGGAAGCCAGCGTCGACACCCAGCCAGTCGCGAAGCAGCGCGAGGTGGCCCAGCAATGA
- a CDS encoding MFS transporter: MTSLAAPTLAAAVKPTAMSPPVFGPRIIIGLVGVLLAVLVSGLNEMVTKVALADIRGALYIGFDEGTWLVAAYTATSVAAMAFAPWCSVTFSLRRFTLCAIGLFTVLGILCPFAPNYESLLVLRTVQGLAGGALPPMLMTVALRFLPANVKLYGLAGYALTATFGPSLGTPLAALWTEYVGWQWAFWQIVGPCLLAMVAVAYGLPQDPLRLERFKQFNWRGLLLGFPAICMLVIGILQGNRLDWFESGLITFLLCGGTVLLVLFMVNEWSHPLPFFKLQMLGLRNLAFALIVLAGVLMVLTSVIIIPSSFLAQVQGYRPLQTAPVMLLMALPQLIALPLVAALCNLRWVDCRWVLGIGLGMLVLCCVGSAHLTSEWIRDDFYSLYLLQIFGQPMAVLPLLMLSTGSIQPMDGPFASAWFNTVKGLAAVVATGVLDALTTQRLHFHSTMLVDGLGNSPLADGDAPGLAHRLHEQAVVLTSSDLYYVMAAVAVALILLIFWMPTRIFPPRAPT; the protein is encoded by the coding sequence ATGACTTCCCTCGCTGCTCCCACCCTGGCGGCCGCAGTCAAACCCACTGCAATGAGCCCGCCAGTATTCGGCCCGCGCATCATCATCGGCCTGGTCGGCGTGTTGCTCGCGGTGCTGGTGTCCGGTCTCAACGAGATGGTCACCAAGGTCGCCCTCGCCGATATTCGCGGTGCGTTGTACATCGGCTTCGACGAAGGCACCTGGTTGGTCGCCGCCTACACCGCCACCTCCGTTGCAGCAATGGCGTTTGCGCCCTGGTGTTCGGTGACGTTTTCCCTGCGTCGTTTCACCCTGTGCGCCATCGGCTTGTTCACCGTACTCGGCATCCTGTGCCCGTTTGCGCCGAACTATGAAAGCCTGCTGGTGCTGCGCACCGTACAAGGCTTGGCCGGCGGTGCATTGCCGCCGATGCTGATGACCGTGGCGCTGCGATTCCTACCGGCCAACGTCAAGTTGTATGGGCTGGCAGGCTACGCGCTCACCGCCACGTTCGGGCCCAGCCTCGGTACGCCGCTGGCGGCGTTGTGGACCGAGTACGTCGGCTGGCAATGGGCGTTCTGGCAAATTGTCGGGCCGTGTCTGCTGGCGATGGTCGCCGTGGCCTACGGTTTGCCGCAAGACCCGCTGCGCCTGGAGCGCTTCAAGCAGTTCAACTGGCGTGGTTTGCTGCTGGGGTTCCCGGCGATCTGCATGCTGGTGATCGGCATTCTGCAAGGCAACCGACTGGACTGGTTCGAGTCGGGCCTGATCACCTTCCTGCTCTGCGGCGGTACGGTGTTGCTGGTGCTGTTCATGGTGAATGAATGGTCGCACCCGCTGCCATTTTTCAAGTTGCAGATGCTTGGCCTGCGCAACCTGGCGTTTGCCTTGATCGTGCTGGCCGGGGTGCTGATGGTGCTGACCTCGGTGATCATCATCCCGTCGAGTTTCCTCGCCCAGGTCCAGGGTTATCGCCCGCTGCAGACCGCACCCGTGATGCTGTTGATGGCGCTGCCGCAGCTGATCGCACTGCCTTTGGTAGCTGCGTTGTGCAACCTGCGCTGGGTCGATTGCCGTTGGGTGCTCGGGATTGGCCTTGGCATGCTGGTGCTGTGCTGCGTGGGCAGTGCTCACCTGACGTCAGAGTGGATTCGCGATGATTTCTACAGCCTGTACCTGCTGCAAATCTTCGGGCAACCGATGGCGGTGCTACCGCTGCTGATGCTCTCCACCGGCAGCATCCAGCCCATGGATGGCCCGTTCGCCTCGGCCTGGTTCAATACCGTCAAAGGCCTGGCTGCCGTGGTCGCCACCGGCGTGCTGGACGCGCTGACCACCCAGCGCCTGCATTTTCACTCGACCATGTTGGTGGACGGTCTGGGCAATTCGCCCCTGGCCGATGGCGACGCACCGGGCCTGGCGCACCGCCTGCACGAACAGGCTGTGGTGCTGACTTCCTCGGATCTCTATTACGTCATGGCCGCCGTCGCGGTGGCGTTGATCCTGCTGATTTTCTGGATGCCCACGCGGATCTTCCCGCCCCGCGCACCGACTTGA
- a CDS encoding TonB family protein, protein MRFVVLAAAIFLSTTAFAEFAPEAVSMPKPRYPQSVSGVQGHARISLKIHSDGTVSDVKALSATKPQFGEAAVKAAEQWRFKSWTVSADRPAVIDAHNDMIFSPVPENGEPVQLTFTQTTYQSCSALNDEVSQFRRDHPTRPLIAMKSFAITRVAVMFSAFSGKSDYDAALTMADKLENALPEIVRKCQARPKATYADYLPRGVRLYL, encoded by the coding sequence ATGCGTTTTGTTGTATTGGCAGCAGCCATTTTCCTGTCGACCACAGCGTTTGCCGAGTTCGCGCCCGAAGCGGTGTCCATGCCCAAGCCGCGCTACCCCCAAAGCGTTTCCGGTGTTCAAGGGCACGCGCGCATCAGCCTGAAAATCCACAGTGACGGTACGGTCAGCGATGTAAAAGCGCTCTCAGCGACCAAGCCGCAGTTCGGCGAGGCTGCCGTAAAAGCAGCCGAGCAATGGCGCTTCAAATCCTGGACGGTGAGTGCTGATCGGCCAGCGGTTATTGACGCGCATAACGACATGATTTTTTCACCCGTGCCGGAAAACGGTGAACCTGTTCAACTGACATTTACCCAAACCACCTATCAATCCTGCAGCGCGCTAAATGATGAAGTCAGCCAGTTCCGTCGCGACCATCCCACTCGCCCGCTGATTGCCATGAAGAGCTTTGCGATCACCCGTGTGGCGGTGATGTTCTCCGCGTTCAGCGGTAAAAGTGACTATGACGCCGCACTGACCATGGCCGATAAACTCGAAAACGCCCTGCCGGAAATCGTGCGCAAGTGCCAGGCTCGTCCCAAGGCCACTTACGCCGATTACCTGCCGCGTGGCGTACGGCTTTACCTGTAA